In Nicotiana tabacum cultivar K326 chromosome 2, ASM71507v2, whole genome shotgun sequence, the following proteins share a genomic window:
- the LOC107795797 gene encoding putative lipid-transfer protein DIR1: protein MAKAWCVTLLLFALMTVYIEMANAGTPKTICRVTINELAECLPAVMGQKPPPPTADCCAALRKADLRCMCNKKSELGQLGINPAAAMKLPKQCKINVPHGC, encoded by the coding sequence ATGGCCAAAGCTTGGTGCGTGACCTTGTTGCTTTTTGCACTGATGACAGTGTACATTGAAATGGCGAATGCTGGAACGCCAAAAACTATTTGCAGGGTCACAATTAATGAGCTTGCGGAATGTCTACCGGCAGTCATGGGCCAGAAACCTCCGCCACCAACAGCGGATTGTTGTGCAGCTCTGCGCAAGGCCGATTTGCGTTGTATGTGCAACAAGAAATCTGAACTCGGCCAACTTGGGATCAATCCTGCAGCTGCTATGAAACTGCCAAAGCAATGTAAAATTAATGTTCCTCATGGATGTTAA
- the LOC107795796 gene encoding uncharacterized protein LOC107795796 isoform X2 gives MSERGTTMAVSDEDIARALESLFCEPNPNPNPTFTGILQQLQSKLGGYDLSHKVDFIRAHIQDLFNRHHAQPQPQPQPQPPLLRQNHHFALHTHRPNIQPYPPDSGGSHHPYGYSFSPPPPPPHHHLPQSVSKPEPFPTTHAAAAPAVSAASEPPKESGQSGKKRRGGPGGLNKLCGVSPELQTIVGQATLPGTEIVKQLWAYIRKHNLQDPNNKRKIICNDELRLVFETDCTDMFKMNRLLAKHIVTLEPSKQTAQNPKRAKTDEESGSKCEEAVPVVIISEALANFLGISEREMSQAEVLRQVWEYIKVNQLEDPLNSMVIRCDAKLQELLGCESISVLGKGADANLFCLNMI, from the exons ATGAGCGAGAGAGGGACAACAATGGCGGTTTCCGATGAGGACATAGCTCGAGCATTGGAGTCTCTCTTCTGTgaaccaaaccctaaccctaacccAACATTCACCGGCATTCTTCAGCAGCTTCAGTCCAAGCTTGGCGGATATGACCTCTCTCACAAGGTTGATTTCATTCGTGCTCACATCCAAGACCTCTTCAACCGCCACCACGCTCAGCCTCAGCCTCAGCCTCAGCCTCAGCCTCCTCTCCTCCGTCAAAATCACCACTTTGCCCTCCATACCCACCGCCCCAATATCCAACCCTACCCTCCTGATTCTGGTGGGTCCCATCATCCCTACGGTTACTCCTTCAGTCCACCTCCACCTCCACCCCATCACCACCTGCCACAATCGGTTTCCAAGCCTGAGCCTTTTCCCACCACACATGCCGCGGCGGCTCCTGCAGTGTCAGCTGCTTCTGAACCTCCAAAAGAGAG TGGTCAAAgtggaaagaaaagaagaggTGGCCCTGGTGGATTAAACAAACTCTGTGGTGTCTCTCCTGAACTGCAAACCATTGTTGGCCAGGCAACCTTGCCAGGAACTGAG ATAGTCAAGCAGCTGTGGGCATACATAAGGAAACATAATCTTCAAGATCCAAATAACAAAAGGAAGATTATCTGCAACGATGAGCTGCGTTTGGTATTTGAGACAGATTGTACCGATATGTTCAAGATGAATAGACTGCTAGCTAAACATATAGTCACTCTCGAACCTTCAA AGCAGACTGCTCAGAACCCTAAAAGAGCAAAAACTGATGAGGAATCTGGTAGTAAATGCGAGGAAGCTGTTCCAGTTGTGATAATATCAGAAGCACTTGCAAACTTTTTGGGTATTTCAGAAAGGGAGATGTCACAAGCAGAGGTTCTGAGGCAGGTCTGGGAGTATATAAAGGTGAACCAGCTTGAG GACCCTTTGAATTCGATGGTCATACGGTGTGACGCAAAATTGCAAGAGCTTCTAGGATGTGAAAGTATTTCTGTACTTG GTAAAGGTGCTGATGCTAACTTGTTTTGTCTTAACATGATTTAG
- the LOC107795796 gene encoding uncharacterized protein LOC107795796 isoform X1: protein MSERGTTMAVSDEDIARALESLFCEPNPNPNPTFTGILQQLQSKLGGYDLSHKVDFIRAHIQDLFNRHHAQPQPQPQPQPPLLRQNHHFALHTHRPNIQPYPPDSGGSHHPYGYSFSPPPPPPHHHLPQSVSKPEPFPTTHAAAAPAVSAASEPPKESGQSGKKRRGGPGGLNKLCGVSPELQTIVGQATLPGTEIVKQLWAYIRKHNLQDPNNKRKIICNDELRLVFETDCTDMFKMNRLLAKHIVTLEPSKQTAQNPKRAKTDEESGSKCEEAVPVVIISEALANFLGISEREMSQAEVLRQVWEYIKVNQLEDPLNSMVIRCDAKLQELLGCESISVLGIPEMLARHHLFKIS, encoded by the exons ATGAGCGAGAGAGGGACAACAATGGCGGTTTCCGATGAGGACATAGCTCGAGCATTGGAGTCTCTCTTCTGTgaaccaaaccctaaccctaacccAACATTCACCGGCATTCTTCAGCAGCTTCAGTCCAAGCTTGGCGGATATGACCTCTCTCACAAGGTTGATTTCATTCGTGCTCACATCCAAGACCTCTTCAACCGCCACCACGCTCAGCCTCAGCCTCAGCCTCAGCCTCAGCCTCCTCTCCTCCGTCAAAATCACCACTTTGCCCTCCATACCCACCGCCCCAATATCCAACCCTACCCTCCTGATTCTGGTGGGTCCCATCATCCCTACGGTTACTCCTTCAGTCCACCTCCACCTCCACCCCATCACCACCTGCCACAATCGGTTTCCAAGCCTGAGCCTTTTCCCACCACACATGCCGCGGCGGCTCCTGCAGTGTCAGCTGCTTCTGAACCTCCAAAAGAGAG TGGTCAAAgtggaaagaaaagaagaggTGGCCCTGGTGGATTAAACAAACTCTGTGGTGTCTCTCCTGAACTGCAAACCATTGTTGGCCAGGCAACCTTGCCAGGAACTGAG ATAGTCAAGCAGCTGTGGGCATACATAAGGAAACATAATCTTCAAGATCCAAATAACAAAAGGAAGATTATCTGCAACGATGAGCTGCGTTTGGTATTTGAGACAGATTGTACCGATATGTTCAAGATGAATAGACTGCTAGCTAAACATATAGTCACTCTCGAACCTTCAA AGCAGACTGCTCAGAACCCTAAAAGAGCAAAAACTGATGAGGAATCTGGTAGTAAATGCGAGGAAGCTGTTCCAGTTGTGATAATATCAGAAGCACTTGCAAACTTTTTGGGTATTTCAGAAAGGGAGATGTCACAAGCAGAGGTTCTGAGGCAGGTCTGGGAGTATATAAAGGTGAACCAGCTTGAG GACCCTTTGAATTCGATGGTCATACGGTGTGACGCAAAATTGCAAGAGCTTCTAGGATGTGAAAGTATTTCTGTACTTGGTATACCGGAGATGTTGGCAAGACATCACCTTTTTAAGATATCTTGA